Proteins found in one Saccharopolyspora phatthalungensis genomic segment:
- a CDS encoding acyl carrier protein, which yields MANFTIEDLIRVLRACAGEGEPVEAGVEIALLSFGDLGYDSLALLETASVIKREFGVDLPDDVVGELDTPGEFVATVNRKLDEVS from the coding sequence ATGGCCAATTTCACCATCGAGGATCTGATTAGGGTCCTGCGTGCCTGCGCGGGGGAGGGCGAGCCCGTCGAAGCCGGCGTGGAGATCGCGCTGCTTTCGTTCGGCGACCTCGGATACGACTCGTTGGCGCTCCTGGAGACCGCGAGCGTGATCAAACGCGAGTTCGGTGTGGACCTGCCCGACGACGTCGTCGGCGAGCTCGATACGCCGGGGGAGTTCGTCGCCACCGTCAACCGGAAACTGGACGAGGTGAGCTGA
- a CDS encoding amidohydrolase family protein: MGETTEIAGRVDTHHHVVPPHYRQWLIERGLHTARPVPWSLGDTLRKLDEFAIRTAVLSTPTLGRWPAEHELAPQARRINEFTAEIVRDRPDRFGFFANLPLPDVAGTLAEIEVAYDEFGADGVLVPTNAYGRYLGDPDFEEVFAELDRRAAVVFTHPTAVGVPPAPGIPSYVADYLLDTVRTAIDLVRTGRTERFPNLKIILSHGGGFLPFAAHRLATAPGTWGDLTTAEVVARLRGFYFDTALTSSPVSLPSLLAFAEPGHVLFGTDWPFADQEIPYYTGFLDAHPMSDVDRAGIEHGNAEALLPRLQTTAAWGYRASRVAPGS, from the coding sequence ATGGGCGAGACGACCGAAATCGCGGGGCGGGTGGACACCCACCACCACGTCGTGCCCCCGCACTACCGGCAATGGCTCATCGAGCGCGGACTGCACACCGCGCGCCCGGTGCCGTGGAGCCTCGGCGACACCCTGCGGAAGCTGGACGAGTTCGCCATCCGCACCGCCGTGCTGTCGACGCCGACGCTCGGGCGCTGGCCGGCCGAGCATGAGCTGGCGCCGCAGGCCCGCCGGATCAACGAATTCACCGCGGAGATCGTGCGGGACCGGCCGGATCGCTTCGGGTTCTTCGCGAATCTGCCGCTGCCGGACGTGGCCGGGACGCTGGCGGAGATCGAGGTGGCTTACGACGAGTTCGGCGCGGACGGGGTGCTGGTGCCCACCAACGCCTACGGGCGGTATCTCGGCGACCCGGACTTCGAGGAGGTCTTCGCCGAGCTGGACCGGCGGGCGGCGGTCGTCTTCACCCATCCCACCGCGGTCGGCGTGCCACCGGCGCCGGGCATCCCGTCCTACGTGGCGGACTACCTGCTGGACACCGTGCGCACCGCGATCGACCTGGTGCGCACCGGGCGCACCGAGCGGTTCCCGAACCTCAAGATCATCCTGTCGCACGGCGGCGGCTTCCTGCCGTTCGCGGCGCACCGGCTGGCCACCGCGCCCGGGACCTGGGGCGATTTGACCACTGCGGAGGTGGTGGCGCGGTTGCGCGGTTTCTACTTCGACACCGCGCTCACATCGAGCCCGGTCAGCCTGCCCAGCCTGCTGGCCTTCGCCGAACCGGGGCACGTGCTTTTCGGCACCGACTGGCCGTTCGCGGACCAGGAGATCCCGTACTACACGGGCTTCCTCGACGCGCATCCGATGTCCGATGTGGACCGTGCGGGAATCGAGCACGGCAACGCCGAGGCGCTGTTGCCACGGCTACAGACGACCGCTGCCTGGGGCTACCGCGCGTCGCGCGTAGCCCCAGGCAGCTGA
- a CDS encoding nuclear transport factor 2 family protein produces MTASAHTGGAVTADHDLRSELTEFYARQMQALDAGQAEQWAATFTEDGVFAANAYPQPTVGRAAITEAVKAAAAQLAADQVVHRHWLGMLAVYPVDEHTVRTRFYALVIQTPKNGVAAIHRSTIAEDELVRGGDGWQVRRRDVTRDDL; encoded by the coding sequence ATGACAGCATCGGCTCATACCGGCGGAGCGGTCACGGCCGACCACGACCTGCGGTCCGAACTGACCGAGTTCTACGCCCGCCAGATGCAAGCGCTCGACGCGGGCCAGGCGGAGCAGTGGGCGGCGACGTTCACCGAAGACGGCGTGTTCGCGGCGAACGCGTACCCGCAGCCCACTGTCGGGCGCGCCGCCATCACCGAGGCGGTCAAGGCGGCGGCGGCTCAGCTGGCGGCGGACCAGGTGGTGCACCGGCACTGGCTCGGCATGCTGGCGGTGTACCCGGTCGACGAACACACCGTCCGGACCCGGTTCTACGCCCTGGTCATCCAAACGCCGAAGAACGGCGTGGCGGCTATTCACCGCAGCACGATCGCCGAGGACGAGCTGGTACGCGGCGGCGACGGCTGGCAGGTCCGTCGCCGCGACGTCACCAGGGACGACCTCTGA
- a CDS encoding SDR family NAD(P)-dependent oxidoreductase yields MTSGQVALVTGATSGIGLAVTRTLTDQGCRVFFCARDKAAVDATVEELRAQGREVDGARCDVRSTSDIGDLVAAAVDRYGPIDILVNNAGRSGGGVTAEIPDELWLDVINTNLNSVFLVTKEALTKGGMLDRGTGRIINIASTGGKQGVVLGAPYSASKHGVVGFTKALGLELAKTGITVNAVCPGYVETPMAARIRQGYAAVWSTDVEDVLARFNAKIPLGRYTTPEEVAGLVGYLVTPVAAPITAQALNVCGGLGNY; encoded by the coding sequence ATGACCAGTGGACAGGTAGCACTCGTGACCGGCGCGACGAGCGGGATCGGGCTCGCCGTCACCCGGACGCTGACCGACCAGGGCTGCCGGGTTTTCTTCTGCGCCCGCGACAAGGCCGCGGTCGACGCCACCGTCGAGGAACTGCGGGCGCAGGGCCGCGAGGTCGACGGCGCCCGGTGCGATGTGCGGTCCACATCGGACATTGGCGACCTGGTGGCCGCGGCGGTCGATCGGTACGGCCCGATCGACATCCTGGTCAACAACGCCGGCCGCAGCGGTGGCGGGGTGACCGCGGAGATCCCCGACGAGCTCTGGCTGGATGTCATCAACACCAACCTCAACAGCGTCTTCCTGGTCACCAAGGAGGCGCTCACCAAGGGAGGGATGCTCGACCGGGGCACCGGCCGGATCATCAACATCGCCTCCACGGGCGGCAAGCAGGGCGTCGTGCTCGGCGCACCGTACTCCGCGTCGAAGCACGGCGTCGTCGGGTTCACGAAGGCACTGGGGCTGGAACTGGCGAAGACCGGGATCACCGTGAACGCGGTGTGCCCCGGCTACGTGGAAACCCCGATGGCCGCCCGCATCCGGCAGGGCTACGCCGCGGTGTGGAGCACTGACGTGGAAGACGTGCTGGCCCGGTTCAACGCCAAGATCCCGCTCGGCCGCTACACGACACCGGAGGAAGTGGCGGGGCTGGTCGGCTACCTCGTGACGCCGGTCGCGGCACCCATCACGGCCCAGGCGCTGAACGTCTGCGGCGGGCTCGGCAACTACTGA
- a CDS encoding aromatase/cyclase gives MTESAKPTTHHQQHTTVVAAAADVLYALIADATRWPVLLGPTVHVEREADHGDRETLRLWATANDSVRTWTSERVKDPDELKIVFRQLSSPAPLASMGGQWRLERISDQETRAVLDHDFSVAGDRPEDVEWFRTAVDRNSTAELAAMKRLAENWELQDELTMSFADSVHIGAPAEAVFAYLDEAEKWPERIPHVGRLDLTEPEPGLQVMEMDTTTADGSTHTTRSVRVCFPTNRIVYKQIETPELMRAHTGSWSLAQTAGGVVVTAEHTVVIEPLAVTKVLGQDATLATARTFIRKALGRNSTTTLQCAKAFTESDGR, from the coding sequence GTGACGGAATCGGCGAAACCGACCACCCACCACCAGCAGCACACCACCGTCGTCGCGGCGGCCGCGGACGTCCTCTATGCCCTGATCGCCGACGCCACGCGGTGGCCGGTGCTGCTCGGCCCGACCGTGCACGTGGAACGGGAGGCCGACCACGGCGACCGCGAAACGCTGCGGCTGTGGGCGACGGCCAACGACTCGGTTCGGACCTGGACTTCCGAGCGCGTCAAGGACCCCGACGAACTGAAGATCGTCTTCCGGCAGCTGTCCTCGCCGGCGCCGCTGGCCTCGATGGGCGGGCAGTGGCGGTTGGAGCGGATCTCCGACCAGGAGACCAGGGCGGTGCTCGACCACGATTTCAGCGTCGCCGGCGACCGGCCGGAGGACGTGGAGTGGTTCCGCACGGCGGTGGACCGCAATAGCACCGCCGAGCTGGCGGCGATGAAGCGGCTGGCGGAGAACTGGGAACTGCAGGACGAGCTGACGATGTCGTTCGCCGACTCGGTGCACATCGGCGCGCCAGCCGAGGCGGTCTTCGCCTACCTGGACGAGGCCGAGAAGTGGCCGGAGCGCATCCCGCACGTGGGCCGCCTGGATCTCACCGAACCGGAGCCCGGCTTGCAGGTCATGGAAATGGACACGACGACGGCGGATGGGTCGACGCACACCACGCGCTCGGTGCGAGTGTGCTTCCCAACGAACCGCATCGTCTACAAGCAGATCGAGACGCCGGAGCTGATGCGCGCGCACACCGGTTCGTGGTCGCTGGCGCAGACCGCCGGCGGAGTCGTCGTCACGGCGGAGCACACCGTGGTGATCGAGCCGCTGGCGGTGACCAAGGTGTTGGGGCAGGACGCGACGCTGGCGACCGCGCGCACCTTCATCCGGAAAGCCCTGGGCCGCAACAGCACGACGACCCTGCAATGCGCCAAGGCGTTCACCGAATCCGACGGCCGCTGA
- a CDS encoding AMP-binding protein, translating into MSDYPSIRLDGLLATSSSAAPDRPAVVTPDGPITFAELQAAAARWAGALRNSLGAAPGSVVAVNAVLDPRFAIGYFGALRAGCVVAVLNPFLPGHVAARLLSTVDAKVALLSSGVAAGLPEVPGLRRVVIEDAGGGEPTMSELMADAEPANERPSADLGETACVHFTSGTTGEPKAVLLSHRNLVVNAAQIADAHRLAPGSVTANHLPTYHPMHLNSAVFAGVPQVLCPADPAAAVELAARNAVTHFYSLPVRLSQLARDTRLPTLRLPTLRVIASGGSALPPESAAVLGAHFGVPVIQGYGLAETSPLTHSDVFDAPKPGSVGPPVADTECRIVDVTTRQVRATGETGEIQVRGPQLMTGYLDPAQPGVGPDGWFDTGDVGRIDADGYLFLVDRIKDIFKCDNWLVSPASVECELRQRPEVGDCCVVDAADADSGAVAAALIVPSRPDLPVEDVRAAVATANGRLAYYERIRDFRVVPEIPRANNGKISRAQLRERFFPTTTAGGSKMVTLVNKFVVTGDPEAFEKIWRSSSEFMRTQPGFISFRLVRSLTDRNVYINIAQWETAESHQRVVRESGFQQHIADLAAVAEAEPHLCQPVIEHAAA; encoded by the coding sequence ATGAGCGACTACCCATCGATTCGTCTCGACGGCCTGCTGGCGACGTCATCGTCCGCGGCGCCGGATCGCCCGGCCGTGGTGACGCCGGACGGTCCGATCACCTTCGCGGAACTCCAGGCCGCCGCCGCGCGTTGGGCGGGCGCGCTCCGGAACTCCCTGGGCGCGGCGCCCGGTTCGGTGGTCGCCGTGAACGCCGTGCTGGACCCGCGGTTCGCCATCGGGTACTTCGGCGCACTCCGGGCCGGTTGCGTGGTGGCGGTGCTCAATCCCTTCCTGCCCGGCCACGTCGCCGCCCGCCTGTTGTCCACTGTGGATGCGAAGGTCGCGTTGCTGAGTTCCGGGGTGGCCGCCGGCCTGCCCGAAGTCCCGGGCCTGCGCCGGGTCGTGATCGAGGACGCGGGCGGCGGCGAACCGACGATGAGTGAGCTCATGGCGGACGCGGAGCCGGCGAACGAGCGGCCATCGGCCGATCTCGGCGAGACCGCGTGCGTGCACTTCACCAGCGGCACCACCGGAGAACCCAAAGCGGTGCTGCTGAGCCACCGCAACCTGGTCGTCAACGCCGCGCAAATCGCCGACGCCCACCGGCTGGCGCCGGGCTCGGTGACGGCCAACCACCTGCCGACCTACCACCCGATGCACCTGAACTCGGCGGTGTTCGCCGGGGTGCCCCAGGTGCTGTGCCCGGCCGACCCGGCGGCCGCGGTGGAACTGGCCGCCCGCAACGCCGTGACGCACTTCTACAGCCTCCCGGTGCGGCTCTCGCAGCTCGCTCGCGACACCAGACTGCCCACGCTGCGGCTGCCGACGCTGCGGGTCATCGCCTCGGGCGGATCGGCGCTGCCGCCGGAATCGGCGGCAGTGCTCGGCGCGCACTTCGGAGTGCCGGTGATCCAGGGCTACGGCCTGGCCGAAACCTCCCCGCTGACGCACTCGGACGTCTTCGACGCCCCGAAGCCCGGGTCGGTGGGGCCGCCGGTGGCCGACACGGAGTGCCGGATCGTCGACGTCACGACTCGGCAGGTGCGCGCCACCGGCGAGACCGGGGAGATCCAGGTGCGCGGCCCACAACTGATGACGGGCTACCTCGACCCGGCGCAGCCGGGTGTCGGCCCGGACGGCTGGTTCGACACCGGCGACGTCGGCCGGATCGACGCCGACGGCTACCTGTTCCTGGTCGACCGCATCAAGGACATTTTCAAGTGCGACAACTGGCTGGTCTCGCCCGCTTCGGTGGAATGTGAACTGCGGCAGCGGCCCGAGGTCGGCGACTGCTGCGTCGTCGACGCGGCGGATGCCGACTCCGGCGCGGTGGCCGCCGCGCTGATCGTGCCTAGCCGGCCGGACCTGCCGGTCGAGGACGTGCGGGCCGCCGTGGCGACCGCCAACGGGCGGCTCGCGTACTACGAACGGATTCGGGATTTCCGCGTCGTACCGGAGATCCCGCGCGCCAACAACGGAAAGATCTCGCGGGCGCAACTGCGCGAACGCTTCTTCCCCACCACAACCGCAGGAGGATCCAAGATGGTCACGCTGGTCAACAAGTTCGTCGTCACCGGAGATCCCGAGGCGTTCGAGAAGATCTGGCGCTCCAGCTCGGAGTTCATGCGCACGCAGCCGGGCTTCATCAGCTTCCGGCTGGTCCGCTCGCTGACCGATCGCAACGTCTACATCAACATCGCGCAGTGGGAGACCGCCGAATCGCACCAGCGGGTGGTCCGGGAGTCGGGCTTCCAGCAGCACATCGCCGACCTGGCGGCTGTCGCCGAAGCGGAGCCGCACCTGTGCCAGCCGGTGATCGAGCATGCGGCCGCCTGA